A stretch of the Ischnura elegans chromosome 5, ioIscEleg1.1, whole genome shotgun sequence genome encodes the following:
- the LOC124159075 gene encoding uncharacterized protein LOC124159075 — protein MLLRIFYFAFLLFPSYASWYPSTKVSCDPEYEIDDQKLVPPKTLKVELQGYKSIYLLGICGITVLIYLTYTLKRHRSSLFGNLLSGCTDIQQNNDMSKIEKDEQQDKASFNEEKVQREEPGSKPPIEIVLPPTAKETDAELTLCEESRTEETIPFDNEPGKVAENDECELSIPDPVEICPTVDDDINIPENTTEIPSLDLPTSTSAIETESNQKMLENNKRTRSSECTTPKNNSSATKCKVPEVKSSPTKGNSISKLPHKVSKNSLASPKSAGRSNEAIPSPSRAAKSPTDTPIKKSVRKESSDSVSKDVSTTCGPCGCGSKTAIDKLTKEIELLKRRITAAEKGKREAIRDGDILQKGMVSIKSSLKTMTEENAKLKKELDIAKRDKTESVRRITAKWREKLSQLEEKMRLEVECASNKAESISSNVASTSSKHKQDAEDCPMKPPVRPYRWNYKPEPQETSRQNGAQPSSYGSTEGGITLGWVDEVRRKTTLERENIEVDEKNTGDRHNPSADLPIKNNQHFSEQVTHDIIAKSGENEIPETTTDDHPREDEWLDDEAFSSGNGENDPVLQDIISEATARLDDLRSTDVLDDQGADLGYQESSIPASEVGECLKSNFEEVAGETGTATQDISEEIHTTAEDSMITQDSGIEEPSPTLELNSLDALSVNTKGKPEDSSETEIGHKGGRFLTLRSKNMDSDIPVEISVAGKKSYTIDGTRAGTENARSNSKSSINLGKNGLASKTSEKICTTKPPVPKSTLQRAGSKNDFDLRSMGTNIESSLSKVARKTSGGLSAHRLSAGHIQDTASSPKYSSYTKMIDSSEADDSEGEKLMSHEATADKVNENEESDPTTLRNGSEATTQENQAEEIPVTEILHPSSNNWTAFEEENRCNVIDETRHRDQETVQVSQLEASDAASESNHEVKETLGTVTQEIMSEEMTGVMASMRAEQAEIEAAMNSINMSTPGQSISDMELEARKYIQDLISLSSTFSEEEKEAVEELLGGSFSGRSFLQNLSKMTSQDEEAPSQSAASDRGSTDNGRIPAGSNASTEPNSSTAQTGGTSASAHSATSLGQGFLTGKLKQCFVYDPQRLKDQNTDALKNFMQMAVAKKTDGNSNSTS, from the coding sequence ATCGTTCGTCTCTATTCGGGAATCTACTGAGTGGATGCACGGATATTCAGCAAAACAACGATATGTCAAAAATTGAGAAAGACGAACAGCAGGATAAAGCATCATTCAACGAGGAAAAAGTTCAGCGAGAGGAACCAGGCTCAAAACCTCCTATTGAAATTGTATTGCCACCAACAGCAAAGGAAACAGACGCTGAGCTTACTCTCTGCGAGGAATCTCGGACGGAAGAAACCATTCCGTTTGATAATGAACCAGGAAAGGTAGCTGAGAATGATGAGTGTGAATTATCAATCCCGGATCCAGTAGAAATATGTCCTACGGTAGATGACGACATTAACATCCCTGAAAACACCACAGAAATTCCAAGCCTTGATCTGCCTACATCTACTTCAGCAATAGAAACCGAGTCAAACCAAAAAATGTTAGAAAACAACAAACGAACGAGATCATCAGAGTGCACAACCCCTAAAAATAATTCATCTGCTACAAAATGTAAAGTCCCTGAAGTCAAATCCTCACCTACCAAAGGAAACAGTATCTCCAAGTTACCTCATAAGGTTTCAAAAAATTCTCTAGCATCGCCCAAATCCGCAGGAAGATCAAATGAAGCCATTCCAAGCCCTTCGAGGGCAGCAAAATCGCCCACAGACACGCCAATTAAGAAGAGCGTCAGAAAAGAATCCAGCGATAGTGTCAGCAAGGATGTGTCAACCACGTGTGGACCCTGTGGATGTGGGTCAAAAACAGCTATCGACAAATTAACTAAAGAGATAGAGTTACTAAAAAGGCGAATAACAGCCGCTGAGAAAGGAAAAAGAGAAGCGATACGTGATGGAGACATTTTGCAAAAAGGGATGGTTTCGATAAAGTCATCTTTGAAGACGATGACGGAAGAAAACGCCAAATTGAAAAAAGAGCTGGATATTGCTAAGAGGGACAAAACAGAATCCGTGAGAAGAATCACCGCAAAATGGAGGGAAAAACTAAGCCAGCTGGAGGAAAAGATGAGGCTAGAAGTAGAGTGCGCTTCCAATAAGGCTGAATCGATAAGTTCCAATGTAGCCTCGACCAGTAGTAAACATAAGCAGGACGCGGAAGACTGCCCAATGAAGCCACCAGTCCGCCCTTACCGATGGAACTACAAACCAGAGCCTCAAGAGACGAGTAGGCAGAATGGAGCACAGCCGAGCAGCTATGGCAGTACTGAAGGTGGAATAACTCTCGGTTGGGTTGATGAAGTGAGACGCAAAACTACCCTTGAGAGAGAGAATATTGAGGTAGATGAGAAAAATACTGGAGATCGACATAACCCATCCGCTGATCTTCCGATCAAAAATAACCAACATTTTAGCGAGCAGGTGACTCATGATATCATCGCTAAGTCTGGAGAAAACGAAATTCCAGAAACCACAACGGACGATCATCCCCGGGAAGATGAGTGGCTAGATGATGAGGCGTTCTCGTCCGGAAATGGAGAAAATGACCCCGTTCTACAAGATATAATATCCGAGGCGACTGCTCGCCTCGATGACCTGCGGTCAACAGATGTGTTAGACGACCAGGGAGCTGACTTAGGATATCAAGAGAGTAGCATCCCAGCATCGGAGGTGGGCGAATGCTTGAAATCAAATTTCGAGGAAGTTGCGGGGGAAACTGGAACAGCCACACAGGACATTTCTGAAGAAATTCACACAACAGCTGAAGATTCTATGATTACGCAAGATTCAGGGATTGAAGAGCCATCTCCAACTTTAGAATTGAATTCACTAGATGCGTTGTCGGTGAATACCAAAGGGAAACCTGAAGACTCTTCAGAAACAGAAATCGGGCATAAGGGGGGACGTTTCTTAACTTTAAGGTCCAAAAATATGGACAGTGATATTCCAGTAGAAATTTCTGTCGCTGGCAAGAAAAGCTATACCATTGATGGTACGCGTGCAGGCACAGAAAATGCTAGGTCCAACTCAAAAAGTAGCATCAACCTTGGTAAAAATGGGCTGGCATCGAAAACTTCGGAAAAGATTTGCACAACTAAGCCCCCAGTGCCAAAATCGACTTTACAACGAGCAGGaagtaaaaatgattttgatCTTCGTTCCATGGGTACAAACATTGAAAGTAGCCTCTCTAAGGTGGCGCGAAAAACATCAGGAGGATTGTCTGCGCATCGCTTATCCGCCGGCCATATTCAAGATACTGCCTCGTCACCAAAATATTCTTCGTACACCAAAATGATAGATAGTTCTGAAGCCGATGATTCCGAAGGCGAAAAGCTTATGAGTCACGAAGCCACCGCAGACAAAGTAAATGAAAACGAAGAGAGTGATCCAACTACCCTTCGCAATGGGAGTGAAGCCACTACGCAGGAAAATCAGGCGGAAGAAATACCAGTAACCGAAATATTGCATCCCAGCTCGAACAATTGGACGGCTTTCGAGGAAGAGAACCGCTGCAATGTCATCGATGAAACACGTCACCGAGACCAAGAAACCGTTCAAGTGTCGCAGTTGGAGGCTAGCGATGCGGCCTCTGAAAGCAATCACGAGGTGAAAGAAACATTGGGGACAGTAACACAGGAGATAATGTCCGAGGAAATGACTGGGGTGATGGCGAGCATGCGGGCAGAACAAGCTGAAATTGAAGCTGCCATGAACAGTATAAATATGAGTACACCTGGACAATCCATCAGCGACATGGAACTAGAAGCAAGGAAGTACATACAGGATCTCATATCTCTTAGCTCTACTTTCTCCGAAGAAGAGAAGGAAGCAGTAGAAGAGCTCTTAGGCGGAAGCTTCTCTGGTCGCAGTTTTCTGCAAAATCTCTCCAAGATGACATCACAGGACGAAGAGGCACCAAGTCAATCAGCTGCATCAGACAGAGGAAGCACCGACAACGGTCGCATACCTGCTGGCTCAAATGCAAGCACAGAGCCAAACTCATCCACTGCTCAAACTGGAGGTACTTCGGCATCGGCCCACTCTGCCACGAGCTTAGGACAAGGATTCCTTACTGGAAAACTGAAACAATGCTTCGTGTATGACCCGCAAAGATTGAAAGACCAAAACACTGAtgctttgaaaaatttcatgcaaatggCGGTGGCAAAGAAGACGGATGGAAACAGCAATAGTACTTCTTGA